One Schistocerca nitens isolate TAMUIC-IGC-003100 chromosome 1, iqSchNite1.1, whole genome shotgun sequence DNA segment encodes these proteins:
- the LOC126236760 gene encoding RRP15-like protein yields the protein MATFLSFSEIVEEPRINEDEEAEISSLDEDHEMAENINDSDCGTDTSNSATEGTGVIGGNPGWADAMAKILKTNKPKNKKTIVLAKAKKLQQVAKKEKPSVETDTAEKEEKDTTVKFEKNAMKDSRKLKKKLWENKGRVQPHILDKNREKALARIATKGVVQLFNAVRQHQKKLDEQFREVKHSEVKKDKIMKSVDKKAFLDVLMGKGSSAKFEADMKEEENENKEDSVNQTWKVLQDDFMTGVKLKDWDKNELDLEDDIMHK from the exons ATGAAGAAGCTGAAATATCTTCACTTGATGAAGACCACGAGATGGCTGAAAATATTAATGACAGTGACTGTGGAACAGACACAAGCAACAGTGCAACCGAGGGGACAGGTGTCATTGGTGGGAACCCTGGCTGGGCTGATGCAATGGCCAAGATCCTGAAGACAAACAAGCCAAAAAATAAGAAAACCATTGTGTTAGCTAAAGCAAAGAAGCTGCAACAAGTTGCAAAAAAGGAAAAACCTTCAGTAGAAACCGATACTgctgagaaagaagaaaaagataccactgtaaaatttgagaaaaatgctATGAAGGATTCCAGAAAGTTAAAG AAGAAACTGTGGGAGAACAAAGGCAGGGTACAACCACatattttggacaagaatagaGAAAAGGCATTAGCCAGGATAGCAACAAA AGGGGTGGTGCAGTTGTTTAATGCAGTGCGACAACATCAGAAAAAGCTGGATGAGCAGTTTAGAGAAGTCAAGCATTCTGAAGTTAAAAAAGATAAAATTATGAAGTCTGTTGATAAAAAGGCCTTCTTAGATGTGCTAATGGGGAAAGGCAGTTCAGCCAAATTTGAAGCTGATATGAAG GAGGAAGAGAATGAGAACAAGGAGGATTCTGTAAACCAAACATGGAAAGTATTACAGGATGATTTTATGACTGGTGTCAAACTGAAAGATTGGGATAAAAATGAACTTGACCTCGAAGATGACATAATGCATAAATAA